GAAGATTGTGATCGTCAACAAAATTCCatgcccaagtcctgctcaatccttaggcaaagcaaTTGCCACGACGTAAGAAAAAGACGTTACGGAAAAGGAAACACAGTCAAGCAAGATGCAACGATATCAGCGAAACAGTTAATTCGGTGCAACAAATGAGAAACAAAAAAGTTTCTTTTTATgtctttatttaatgtttattgttttgttccagtccgaactttcgcgatttcaccgttcggactgcgggggagtgttagacggATTAGGTTAGACCAAAGACTGATTAGGGCTTGGGTTCGTTAGGGTTTTAATGTAGCTTCTAGGGTTTATGTAGCCTATATATATCACATTATAAAGTTACACCTACGGGGTTTAGCATTTaacaaatatcaatatcaatatcacaaATAATTTATCACAGAAGCTGGCTTGAGTGGTATGGAGTGAGATCCAACATGATATACTGCCAACCCAGGTTTGATTCTCCTCCAAGCAGGGAGTTTTCAACTATTGatggtaccaccaacatcaatgcaATTTGGGAAGGTCTTTGGGGGGTTTTCCAActttcgatggtactgccaacatcgtcgcgaattgggtttATCCTCTCCTAACGCGTATGTGAGTGGCAAATGAGAGCATTCGAAGTcgatatcgccgttaaaaaaaatatcacaaataaatttattataaataactcgtaatatattaaaattaaaatatacagAGTATTAACTACTTAGTGTGAGGTAAGGTGGTTAAATCTCAAAACAACCAAATTATGGATTATGTAAAATTGTATATCGACAGCTGTGTACTATTTCCACCACTTCAAAACAAGTTTTAGCTAGTGGGTAGAAAGCGATTTCATGAATGTTCAAGACAAAATTGTAAATGAAGTTGTTCAAGTTTATCTGTTCAAGTGATGTTATATTTTGTCTTTCTTTCTAATTATGAAACCAATCTAAAATCTAATTCAAAAAAAGCAAAGCTTGTTGATGAAACAAGAACTTGAACCAATCAACGAGTAGCATATTATAAGTAATTCTATACGCATGTTGATTACAGAAAAGATGATTATGTTACCTTCATTGGTACTTGTGGATCTGAACAAGTAATCGATCAAAATCAAAACTGAATTTTTTATGTTCCGTCAAAATCAAAACTGAATTTTATGTTCCGTCTTCAATGATTTTAATCATTGTATCGCAAGTGGATGTTAGAGTGATTGAATGTTTATTACTGTAATGAATAATGAGCCAACTCAAGTGGATCACCAATGGGACCTTATTGATTTTATTAATTTGATATACTTAAGTATTTATTTCATTTGTTTTGCATAATGTCAGGttaattaactttttttttttttttcctcttcATGAACGGCGATTTTTGTatcagcggatcatttatttcaacgaccttcATCATTTCCACGTAAGTATTAAACTTGAAAAAATGTACGGGTAAATATAGacgaaaaccataaacataaatataaactttaacataattgtctaaatttTTTTTTCAACAACTTTAatgttctagtttaaattcatgttaaaatattgataaattttgattttgaccgactttgattaccaaattcagtTTCGACCCATCAATCGACGTTAAACCGAGTAATTAAACGAAATTTAGAAAATCGGAACAGATTGCTCTTAATAATGAGTAATCGGTTACAACAATGGGTATAATTAGAGAGTATCTGTTTCCTTAGATACTTTATTTGTATGTCCTATAGGTTTTGTTACTAAAACCTAGTTGCAGTTTCAATAGGTTTTGTTGTTCATAAAAAGAAACTGAAACAGAGTACATGAAATCGGTATAATCAATTGGgtttgttttcttgggtggtgTGCAGTTTCAATTAGATCTTGTTGTTCGTGATAAGAAACTAAAACAGAGTACAAGAAATCGGTAAAACGTTTGTATTCTTGATTGGTATGAAGAGTTTCTTTGAGCAACTTGATCGGATAGTTGAAGCCGTCAAAGGTGTTGGAAAAAAAACTTGATTTTGATAGGAGGCTAACCGGTGGTACAACAAATCGGTAGAACTTGTGGCCAAGGTTTGATTTTTTGGATGATGTAAAAGTTTCTTGGAATAAGTTTGTCAAAAGGGGAAGAGGTCGTTCAAAGGTTGAATAATATGGTGATTGTGAAAAAAAAAAGGGACCGGTTATTGTTGATTAGTCAAGGAAAACCCACGTTAGTGTAATTATTGTGGTTATGAAGGTCAAACCGAGATTACTGTGGACGTGGCTGGGAAGAGGTCAGGGGAGTCTGGAAAGAGTCGAAATGGTGTTGAATATGTGAAAAAAGCGCGTTATATGTTACAAGTGTGGTAAATGGGTAACATGAAAAAATCAGTTAAAGTGTTGATTGTCAAGTTAATTGATTAATGTGAAACTTGAATTGATATTTTATTggttttattttaattaataattaattgttGAATTATTTAACTTTGTGCACAAGTTAAGATGTTGTTAATGTAAAAGATTTTGTTAATTGTAATAAGCTAGGAATTAATATATGGAGCTCCATGGTGGGTTTTGCACGTGAGGTTTGTAAGAGTAGATATGGGTCTTTACTCTTTAGGACTAAATTAGAGAATAGGATATTGTGGAAGAGATCGTATGTGGGAGAGATATGTACCGTTGGTATAATTTATTTGTTTATTTAGGGAGTATATACATTGGCATTTATTTATGTTATCAATAAATTAAAATGGTGAGATAAAGTTTTTTTTATTCCTTTTCCATTTTGTTGTCGTGCCATTTTTCATTGTTttgtttgtttatttatattaagttCAGGGTGTGTGTTCTAGCACATAAAACAAGCTACTGGACTTTTTTTTATGGAACAaccaaaattttatatataaaaactagcaaaactagcaagaagctagaataTATCTGAGAAGCAGCTTAAGATACCCTCgttctaatttacatactttttatCTCTACTTTTATACCAATTATGATATGATGAGCAAAACAAGCTATTGGACTAGCATTTGATAACCCATTTCAGTATTGTTTACTTTATATCTTTTACATGGTGTATAAAACTAACGGTATGAGATATAGTTTGAAATTACTTTTGGAATTTGTTTGGTATATAAATTGTAATGAAATGTTATGAGTAGGGGTGTAATTAAGTCAAACTATTCTTGAATTACTCGGCCTCGACTCGTTAAGATGATTCATTTAGTTTGATTCAAGCCGGGTTAAAATGAGTCCTCCTTAAAGCTTGAACATTAAGATCTTTTAGTAAAAAGCTCTAGCTTCTTAAATCTTTTATTTATGTACatcaaatatatttattttatgataaatatagttatattataatgactattataattataatgtaatataatataatataatataaaattataaatatatattaatgaaGCGACTCGAGCTTGTTTAACGTAAAACGAGCTGATCTCTAGCTTAAAATATTAAGTTCGAAACGAGTTGAGCTTTTACTTGAGCTCATTTCAAACAAGTCGAGTTCGAGTCTAGTCAAGCTCTACTCGACTACATAATGTAATTAGTCGAGCTCGACTAGACTACATAATGTTACGTCATGCATTAGGCAAACAGTTGATAGTGTTTTTTAGCAGCCAAGAAAAAAGttatttaaaataaaatacataataataatgctTTCCCCTGTATATAAAACCACATTCAACACTTGATCAGCATAACACCACCAATGTCATCCCATACAAGGGCCTTGGATGATCTCCGACCACCCCTCCTCTCACCCATCGAGACCCATGTAGCCACGGACTGTGAGCAACCACCACTCGAGCGGCTGTCAGTCGACCAAATGTTAACCAAATATTGTGGTGAGTTTGGTGTTTGGCAATTCAAGCATTTTGTTCTCACATGTATGGCATGGGCTCTTGATGCCTTCCACACCATGGTTATGATCTTTGCTGACCGTGAACCTAGTTGGACATGCGAACCTGGTTCCAGTTGTATATGGGATTCGGACAGGAGCGTATGTGGGCTTCAGCCAGGTTCATGGCGGTGGGATGGTGGTGAAGGGCAGTCAACGGTGGCTGAGTGGGGACTAGTTTGTGGACAAAAATATAAAGTTGGGTTAGTTCAAGCTTTGTTCTTTGTTGGCTCCATGATAGGTAATAACCTCCATTATTACTCTATAACTAACTTATGTAAATATAGGATAGTTTAGAGGTTGAATTTTGAGATACTGTAAACAACTATCTATTTCTTTTTATACAAACTAACCCATCTAATACGAATTTCTTCACAAATATATATACAGATTACAGAGTTGATTAGTTGAACTTGAATCCACAAACTCTTTGTTAGAAAGTTACCTTGATAATACTATGCCAATGGCCCTTTGGTATATTCTCCGTACTATATAGCCAGCAATTTGTACATCAAAAGTTAAGTTTAGACTCTTTAAAAATCGTTAACTCAATTACTCCCATATATTAACATAACGAGTCTtaaatatttattaatttttttttatacccGCCCCCAAGTACGTGCTCAGGAGGAAACCCGCACCAATcccccaacaccaccaccacccccccccccccccccccccccccccaaaacccAACACGATGTGGGAAAGGTGCCATGAGTGgaacttcatggcagggatgaaattgtagGATAGTATGTAGCCAACGAGGGTCAAACTTATGACCTCctctaaaggaggcaggccaccaaccgctggaccacatcacaacttctaaatatttattaattaataatcaaaataattaatattttaatatattttttccCGGGAGATATGTCGTCCTTAAAGGTCGTCTGGAATAGTCGTCCTCTATTGACGGAAAGAAAAGTCAAAGTGGGGGTCACCGTCGTCTGAAAAAAAAGGGTTTCGTTCGGAAAGACTTTTCGGGATGAAGTATTCTGGACAACATATTGGGGACGACATTTCGTCCTGGAAAATGGTCTTTCTTGTAGTGCATATGAATAAAGTTTGATCTTTATTTCGCAGGCTCGGGGGTGTTTGGTCATCTCTCCGATTCAAAACTGGGAAGAAAAGGATCGCTCATGATTGTGTGCATTATGAACGTCGTTTTTGGCCTTTCGACATCCATTTCACCCAACTACTGGACTTATGTCATCCTACGCGTACTAAACGGGTTAAGTAGCGGGGGTGTCGGTGTTTGTGCTTTTGTTCTTGCCACCGAACCCATAGGCCCCACTATGCGTGGTATTGCCGGCATGTCTACCTTTTACTTTTTCTCTATCGGGATAGGCCTTCTTTCTGGCATAGCGTACATATTCCAAACATGGCGTTCTCTGTACATCGCTACTACAATACCCTCCGTTATCTTCCTTATTTTCATCCTCCCGTTCATCTCTGAATCCCCCCGCTGGTACCTCATTCGAGGTAAAACCGATCAAGCCATGAAAATCATGCACAATATCGCAAAATCAAACGGCAAACATCTCCCTAAAAACGTTTACATTGTCCTAGATGAGGAACCCATAGAAACGAAAATTGAATCGAAAGAAACTACAACAGGTTCGGTTATAGACGTTATCAAGTCACCAATAATGAGAACGCGTTTATTACTTCTCATGGCTACAAACTTCACTTGCACGGTCGTGTATTTTGGGTTGAACTTAAACGTCACGAACCTTAAAACCAATATAAACCTCAACGTGCTACTTAATTCAGCTGCCGAGATGCCTGCTTATTTTTTGACTGCAATCTTGATCGATCGATTTGGGAGGAAGCCGTTAGGAGTCGGAACACAATGGTTCAGTGGGGTGTTTTGCATAATAGGCAGCCTAATTAGAAACCAAGGGTGTGGGAAGGCAGTTAGAATGGCGTGTGGGATTTTAGGAATATTTGGGATGGCAGGGACTTATAATTTGTTGTACATATACGCAATGGAGTTGTTTCCAACGGTGGTTAGAAACGCTGCGCTTGGATGTGCACGCCAAGTCGGACAGTTAGGGAACATTCTCGTACCGTTTGTAGTGGTTATGGATGGTGGCCGTTCGTTTATGATCTTCGGGGCGTGTGGGATTTTAGGGGGGATTCTTATGTTTTACCTGCCGGAAACATTAAACAAGCTGTTATACGACACCATGAATGGAGAAACATCAACCAAGGTGTCATATGACCATGCGAATCAAACCATGGATGAAGAGAACAAGTTGGTGGATGAGTAAACAACGGTGGAATGAAGAACGATTATCGCACCATTCCACTcgttatttttctatttttatgtttATGGCCGAAGATGTTCAATTGGGTTCTGTTGTCCTAATAGTCCTTTTCAATTATGAACTTATTAGTACATTAGTTATTAACAGTTCTGGAAATCCTTTACGAAGGAGATACATTAGTTACATTTATATATGAAAAATCAAGATCTGGTGATATAACTCAAGGTCTTCCAAAAGTGGAACAGGTGTTAGAAGTGCGTTCGATTGATTCAATATCGATGTTAAGTATATTTCCTTAAGAGGCCACAATGCAAAACCTTATGCTATAGCAAATGTAAGATAATTAGTAATTAATGGATTATGTTTTTATAATATACAGAATCAATACACCTATTCAATAAGATAATTCGTTTGTTGTGTTAACCTGGCAACAGCCTCTAATCATATCAAGTTATCATGACGTTAACTAGTGTATACATAATAGACAAAACCGCTCC
The window above is part of the Rutidosis leptorrhynchoides isolate AG116_Rl617_1_P2 chromosome 1, CSIRO_AGI_Rlap_v1, whole genome shotgun sequence genome. Proteins encoded here:
- the LOC139885994 gene encoding organic cation/carnitine transporter 4-like — its product is MSSHTRALDDLRPPLLSPIETHVATDCEQPPLERLSVDQMLTKYCGEFGVWQFKHFVLTCMAWALDAFHTMVMIFADREPSWTCEPGSSCIWDSDRSVCGLQPGSWRWDGGEGQSTVAEWGLVCGQKYKVGLVQALFFVGSMIGSGVFGHLSDSKLGRKGSLMIVCIMNVVFGLSTSISPNYWTYVILRVLNGLSSGGVGVCAFVLATEPIGPTMRGIAGMSTFYFFSIGIGLLSGIAYIFQTWRSLYIATTIPSVIFLIFILPFISESPRWYLIRGKTDQAMKIMHNIAKSNGKHLPKNVYIVLDEEPIETKIESKETTTGSVIDVIKSPIMRTRLLLLMATNFTCTVVYFGLNLNVTNLKTNINLNVLLNSAAEMPAYFLTAILIDRFGRKPLGVGTQWFSGVFCIIGSLIRNQGCGKAVRMACGILGIFGMAGTYNLLYIYAMELFPTVVRNAALGCARQVGQLGNILVPFVVVMDGGRSFMIFGACGILGGILMFYLPETLNKLLYDTMNGETSTKVSYDHANQTMDEENKLVDE